A genomic segment from Chrysemys picta bellii isolate R12L10 chromosome 11, ASM1138683v2, whole genome shotgun sequence encodes:
- the LOC135974203 gene encoding lanosterol synthase-like translates to MSLRILGVGPDDPDLVRARINLHSKGGAVGIPSWGKFWLAVLNVYSWEGMNTLFPELWLLPAWMPGHPSTLWCHCRQVYLPMSYCYATRLTAEEDELVQSLRQELYVQDYSSIDWPAQRNNVAASDLYTPHSWLLTLANAILNVYEAHHSARLRQRAIAELYDHIKADDRFTKAISIGPISKTINMLFGWYVDGDVRVH, encoded by the exons ATGTCCCTGAGGATCCTGGGGGTTGGGCCGGATGACCCGGACCTCGTGAGGGCTCGGATCAACCTCCACAGCAAAG ggggtgctgtgggaatCCCGTCCTGGGGGAAGTTTTGGCTGGCCGTCTTGAACGTTTACAGCTGGGAGGGAATGAACACGCTGTTCCCTGAGCTGTG GCTGCTCCCGGCGTGGATGCCAGGCCACCCCTCCACGCTGTGGTGTCACTGCCGCCAGGTGTACCTGCCAATGAGCTACTGCTATGCCACGCGCCTGACTgccgaggaggatgagcttgtccAGAGCCTCAGACAG gagctgtACGTCCAGGACTACTCCAGCATTGACTGGCCGGCTCAGAGGAATAACGTGGCTGCCAGCGATCTCTACACCCCGCACAGCTGGCTGCTCACACTCGCCAATG CCATCCTGAACGTGTACGAAGCCCACCACAGCGCCCGGCTGAGGCAGCGAGCCATCGCGGAGCTGTACGACCACATCAAGGCTGACGACAGATTCACCAAGGCCATCAGCATTGGCCCG ATTTCCAAGACCATTAACATGCTGTTTGGCTGGTATGTGGATGGGGATGTtagggtccactag